The Pelosinus sp. IPA-1 genome includes the window TGATTGAAAATAGCACAAAGATTATTTTCTTAATGATCATCATGCTTCTTATTATTGGTTTATTTGTGATGAGAAAAGCTCTTGCTCCTTTACAGAAATTAGCAGAGGGTGCAGATATCGTAGCTGAGGGAAATCTAACCCATACCATGGATAACTATAAGCATGATGAGTTAGGCCATGTTGCTACGGCTTTTAATAGTATGACAGTTAGTTTAAGGGATATTGTTCAATCTGTAAAACAATCCTCTGCCCATGTATTAGAAGCAACAAATACGGTAGCAGCTACTTCTGAACAATCACGGGTAGGCAGTATTCAAGTTTCTCAGTCAGTTGCTGCAATTGCTGAACAAATCGCCAAGCAAGGGAAAGATACGAAAAAAACGGAAGAATTGTTACAAAAGTTAGTAGCTATTACGGCTGGTGTTTCGGATAGTATTCACCAAACCGCAGAATTTACAGATACTTGTTCGTTAGCGGCCACACAAGGCCAGCAGGTTATCAATGATACAGTAACTAAGATGCAAAATATTAAGGGACTTGTTGCGAGCACCGCAAAAACTGTTGGAGTACTAGGGGAAAGTACTAGAGAAATTAGTACCATTACAGGGATGATTACTGAAATCGCGAAACAAACCAATTTGTTGGCTTTAAATGCAGCTATTGAAGCGGCTAGGGCGGGAGATGCGGGCCGAGGATTTGCCGTAGTAGCAGATGAAGTCCGTAAATTGGCTGAACAATCAGCAACGGCTACTAAAAGTATCTCTTCCATTATAAATAAAATCCAATCTGAAAGTAGTGGTGCTGTTCTTGCGATGCAACAAAGTTTTGAGAATGTAGAGCAGGGGGTAGAAATTGCACAAAGTAGTGGTATGGCATTTAAAAAAATCGTTGAGGCTATCAGTCATGTGCAACAAAAGGCTAATGCCATTATCTCTGAAACAGAGAGTCAGGTTAGATTATGTAGAGAGGCCATGGAGACCGTTACCAGTATTAATACCTTAGCAGCCAATAATACCAGTGGTGCTCAAGAAATTGCCACAGTATGTGAAGAACAAGCAGCTTGTGCGCAAGATATTACTTCTTCGACAGAGAAGTTACAAGAGATGGCTTATAAGTTAGAAACCTTAGTAATGCAGTTTAAAGCGTAATGAGGATTAAAGAAGATTGAATTTTGGTAGAGTAATTTGTTATTGACTAATTTTCGCTAAAATATGATAATAGAAAATAGATGATTTCATTAACATTGGTGAATCTTTTCAACATGGTAAAGAACATAAGACAGGTCTAGTAAGTGTAACTAAGAAGATTGACTGAATGCCATCTTTACGAGGATCAAAAGCCAGGCATATGCCTGGCTTTTTTGTTTTGAAATCGCTAAGCATATAGATAAAAATTCTTTTGTAACGTTGCTCTTACGTATTCATACTTTTATATATTTTTTATGGTTAAGCTTATTTCACTTAAAGGCACCGTTGACGGTATGGATGTTGGAGGTGTACTTGATTTTTTTTGATGAGTGCATCTTTTCTATGACATGGTAAAAATATGAGGAGGAATCTAGAGTGGTTGCAGGAGGAGTATTCGATAAATATAGAGGCTGGCGAAGAAGCAAGTCCTTACTTGATAAAAATAAGAGTAACAAGGTACTTCATGTACTAAAAGAAAATATTGATTTTCTGCAAAAGTTAATTGATACAATTCCCAATCCTATATTTTATAAAGATTGTAAAGGTATTTATCAAGGTTGTAATCGTGCCTTTGAAAGCTATATTGGTAAAGAAAAATCGCAAGTAATTGGTAAGAATGTTCATGAACTGTCTTCTTATGAATTATCATCTACATATTATAAAATGGATGAAGAATTATTCCTACATCCTGGTGTTCAAAATTATGAAAGTTGTGTACAATATGCGGATGGTACTCAGCACGATGTTATCTTTGATAAAGCTACCTACACCAATACCAACAATGAAATTGCTGGGTTGGTTGGGGTGATAACTGATATTACAGAACGTAAAAAAATGGAGTTGGAACTAAAAAGGAGCACGGAAAAATTAAATGATATATTAGAACAAATTGTTCGTGCTATGGCAACTGTTACTGAAACTCGGGATATGTATACAGCTGGGCATCAGCGGCGCGTATCTGAACTTGCAGTAGCAATCGCACATGAAATGCAGATGTCTGATGAAGTAATTAAATCTGTTCAGGTTGCGGGAATGTTGCATGATATTGGAAAGATTGCCGTTCCTGCGGAAATATTAACAAAACCGAATGCATTAAGTACTCATGAATTTGGAATCATTCGTGAACATGCAGAGGCAGGTTACTTAATTCTAAGTTCTATTGAATTTCCTTGGCCGATAGCGGAAATTGTTTACCAACATCATGAAAGAGTAAACGGCACAGGGTATCCAAAGGGGTTAAAAGGGGAGGAGATGTTACTGCCAGCGAAAATTATTGCAGTCGCAGATGTGGTAGAAGCTATG containing:
- a CDS encoding methyl-accepting chemotaxis protein; translation: MYKKLVQFLKSTSVLKFTGTKNATFKKNRLKMPSLQWKRKNIFTFMRNSNMNFLRQISWKISWSSLATQATIGIILICVVPLSLIGWYFTKQTMESLTQAAIDKNNKVADRIASDIGANIQAKKNFLMITSSTAAIRGLDKETVKNYLAQVKPYYGSNEALFVAQKDGMQIWRTDGGTLVNIADRSYFQKNLQGAVEFSDPIHSKVNNQLTIIASVPIFGADNKVQGALGANLSMQNVNNLVEQILSQNPGYSITIINKSRVPLFYQSDSSAVEESKQLNEEYYKEAVEKQTGNTIGMFRNQEYFISYRPIANTDWIAVSAYSKDTALQAASDVIENSTKIIFLMIIMLLIIGLFVMRKALAPLQKLAEGADIVAEGNLTHTMDNYKHDELGHVATAFNSMTVSLRDIVQSVKQSSAHVLEATNTVAATSEQSRVGSIQVSQSVAAIAEQIAKQGKDTKKTEELLQKLVAITAGVSDSIHQTAEFTDTCSLAATQGQQVINDTVTKMQNIKGLVASTAKTVGVLGESTREISTITGMITEIAKQTNLLALNAAIEAARAGDAGRGFAVVADEVRKLAEQSATATKSISSIINKIQSESSGAVLAMQQSFENVEQGVEIAQSSGMAFKKIVEAISHVQQKANAIISETESQVRLCREAMETVTSINTLAANNTSGAQEIATVCEEQAACAQDITSSTEKLQEMAYKLETLVMQFKA
- a CDS encoding HD-GYP domain-containing protein, with protein sequence MVAGGVFDKYRGWRRSKSLLDKNKSNKVLHVLKENIDFLQKLIDTIPNPIFYKDCKGIYQGCNRAFESYIGKEKSQVIGKNVHELSSYELSSTYYKMDEELFLHPGVQNYESCVQYADGTQHDVIFDKATYTNTNNEIAGLVGVITDITERKKMELELKRSTEKLNDILEQIVRAMATVTETRDMYTAGHQRRVSELAVAIAHEMQMSDEVIKSVQVAGMLHDIGKIAVPAEILTKPNALSTHEFGIIREHAEAGYLILSSIEFPWPIAEIVYQHHERVNGTGYPKGLKGEEMLLPAKIIAVADVVEAMSSHRPYRASQGIVQAILEINSNRGSLYDEEVVLACIKVFEKKAPFTLENG